A region from the Terriglobales bacterium genome encodes:
- a CDS encoding peptidylprolyl isomerase gives QLLAKEPAGQREFNDPRVQQAIREQLRQRLEQLLKTAYYEVARNEAKIENYYADEVLKNPSSVGK, from the coding sequence GCAGTTGCTGGCCAAGGAGCCCGCCGGGCAGCGCGAGTTCAACGATCCCCGGGTGCAGCAGGCCATCCGCGAGCAACTTCGCCAGCGCCTGGAGCAACTGCTGAAGACCGCCTACTACGAGGTCGCCCGCAACGAGGCCAAGATCGAGAACTACTACGCCGACGAGGTCTTGAAGAACCCGAGCTCGGTGGGCAAGTGA